One window of the Thermodesulfobacteriota bacterium genome contains the following:
- a CDS encoding pilus assembly PilX N-terminal domain-containing protein yields the protein MDRIPMLLKDEKGIALVVALLFLTLLSLLGIAGIITSSTDTKIAGNTLSSTKALYIAEAGLTRAEAELINDLSTDQNIANSSFAATSGTITITPSSTAFYNVLSNISFGAGSYTIQFKNYGTTPNYESAIVLVRSIGTGPNSSTVTLERYLSAENISPWNNAIFAGGGGGSAPVTGSVVIAGSIHLLGNGLAATATVFNNQTGYCRNSNTGMDTTLAGKIAGGTTSDLDAKFRVKNGRVDMTLGSGTIGESSSPFKGIYVTTGADSGGDGVNDDILGGNNAGAGQNLYADKGVNYAEAYDLEDYNITLPSIDTTWMDANSKNLTGTTQSDGAPTPKGLIAGALELTGKYKVGPTWYYPDINQSDANGSISFNSSTKVLTISGIVKVSSLNISDDITYAGKGTIYVTGTTNIDGHVLPETAASYPTTNALGVVSTGNMTLPSSANKLLTGAYYSSGTVTSNKQNELAGTIVCQNFNITAQVPRLWQVPSLASNLPPGMPGATQNWVLTKKTWREITRD from the coding sequence ATGGATAGAATTCCAATGTTGTTGAAAGACGAAAAGGGGATAGCGCTGGTTGTAGCCCTTTTGTTTTTGACGCTCTTATCACTACTCGGGATTGCAGGAATCATCACATCTAGTACAGATACAAAGATAGCAGGCAACACCCTTTCCAGCACAAAGGCACTTTATATTGCTGAAGCCGGGCTGACAAGAGCCGAGGCAGAGCTTATCAATGATCTGAGTACGGACCAGAATATCGCCAACTCCAGTTTTGCAGCAACATCAGGCACCATAACCATAACACCCAGTTCCACTGCTTTTTATAATGTACTCAGCAACATTTCATTCGGCGCAGGCTCCTATACTATCCAGTTTAAAAACTACGGAACTACGCCCAATTACGAATCCGCAATTGTCCTTGTCAGATCCATCGGAACAGGTCCAAACTCATCTACAGTGACATTGGAAAGATACCTTTCGGCTGAGAACATCTCGCCCTGGAATAATGCAATCTTTGCCGGGGGAGGCGGCGGCAGTGCTCCTGTTACAGGAAGTGTTGTAATCGCCGGCTCCATTCACTTACTGGGCAACGGTCTCGCTGCTACTGCTACGGTTTTCAACAACCAGACAGGCTACTGCCGAAACAGCAATACAGGTATGGATACAACACTCGCAGGCAAGATTGCCGGCGGCACCACCTCTGATCTGGATGCAAAATTCAGGGTTAAGAACGGGCGGGTCGACATGACCCTAGGAAGTGGGACGATAGGGGAATCGTCAAGTCCGTTTAAAGGGATATACGTAACAACCGGGGCAGATTCAGGCGGTGACGGTGTGAATGACGATATACTCGGCGGAAATAATGCAGGGGCAGGTCAGAACCTCTATGCTGACAAAGGTGTGAATTATGCAGAGGCATATGACCTGGAAGATTATAATATAACATTGCCGAGCATTGACACGACCTGGATGGATGCCAACTCAAAAAACTTAACAGGTACAACACAAAGTGACGGTGCACCTACACCAAAAGGTCTGATAGCCGGTGCGCTGGAGTTGACAGGGAAGTACAAGGTGGGGCCGACATGGTATTATCCTGATATCAATCAAAGTGATGCGAATGGCTCCATATCTTTTAATTCATCGACAAAGGTACTTACTATAAGCGGGATAGTCAAGGTATCATCCCTGAACATAAGTGACGATATAACATATGCCGGAAAAGGGACTATATACGTGACAGGGACGACCAATATCGATGGTCATGTCCTGCCTGAAACAGCAGCATCCTATCCAACCACAAATGCTCTTGGTGTTGTGAGTACAGGGAATATGACTCTGCCCTCAAGTGCTAACAAGCTGTTAACAGGAGCTTACTACAGTTCTGGTACAGTTACCAGCAACAAACAGAACGAACTGGCTGGCACGATTGTCTGTCAAAATTTTAATATAACTGCCCAGGTCCCCAGGCTATGGCAAGTCCCCTCATTAGCATCGAACCTCCCTCCGGGAATGCCCGGTGCCACTCAGAACTGGGTTCTTACTAAAAAGACATGGCGGGAGATAACCAGGGATTAG
- a CDS encoding GspH/FimT family pseudopilin yields MPKRWRDVSGFTIIELIVVVGIVCVTAAIAIPNIISWIPTIRVNSAARDLVSEMQLARMKAVSERNDYVITFDTTTYEYSIYDDGDNDFSTAGVETSELVKTVDVDTKYKGIQFGYVAGETGTSGTAISSSITFSSSNETFEPNGTANKNGSIYLIPTEDIAGSRRDRQRAITVIQTGRIKLWKYDSGSSPPWR; encoded by the coding sequence ATGCCTAAGAGATGGAGAGACGTGTCCGGTTTTACGATCATAGAGTTAATAGTAGTCGTCGGAATCGTTTGTGTAACCGCTGCTATTGCCATTCCTAATATAATAAGCTGGATTCCTACCATAAGAGTAAATTCAGCCGCCAGGGACCTGGTCTCTGAGATGCAGTTGGCTCGAATGAAGGCAGTTTCAGAGAGAAACGATTATGTGATTACATTTGATACGACCACCTATGAGTATAGTATTTATGATGATGGCGATAATGATTTCAGTACTGCAGGGGTTGAGACTTCTGAATTGGTAAAGACGGTAGATGTGGATACAAAGTACAAAGGCATACAATTTGGTTATGTAGCTGGTGAGACTGGAACCAGTGGTACTGCGATATCAAGTTCAATAACGTTTAGCAGCTCAAACGAGACTTTTGAACCGAACGGCACAGCAAACAAGAATGGAAGCATTTACCTGATCCCGACCGAAGACATTGCCGGCAGCAGAAGAGACAGACAGAGAGCCATTACTGTGATACAGACAGGCAGAATTAAACTATGGAAGTATGATTCAGGCAGCAGTCCGCCATGGAGGTAA
- the rfaE2 gene encoding D-glycero-beta-D-manno-heptose 1-phosphate adenylyltransferase: protein MKKKIKGKEDLKKVVERVKKEGKRIVFTNGCFDLIHVGHTRYLEEAKKLGDILIVAVNSDQSVRTIKGNKRPIIPEEERAEVLSALQCVDFVVIFHEPDPLNIISLLEPDVLVKGGDWGKDAIIGREVVESAGGKVVRIPEIKGASTSSIIDKIVSRTYE from the coding sequence TTGAAAAAAAAGATTAAAGGCAAAGAGGACCTGAAGAAAGTTGTAGAGAGGGTAAAAAAAGAGGGTAAAAGGATCGTTTTTACGAACGGGTGTTTTGATTTGATTCATGTAGGCCACACCAGATACCTTGAAGAGGCTAAAAAACTCGGAGATATTTTGATAGTGGCTGTAAACAGTGATCAGTCTGTGAGGACTATAAAGGGGAATAAAAGACCCATCATCCCTGAAGAAGAACGGGCAGAGGTTCTATCTGCATTGCAATGTGTGGATTTTGTTGTAATATTTCATGAGCCGGATCCCTTAAATATAATCTCTCTTCTGGAACCCGATGTCCTTGTCAAAGGCGGAGACTGGGGAAAAGATGCCATAATCGGCAGAGAGGTCGTTGAATCTGCTGGAGGGAAAGTCGTTCGCATACCTGAAATAAAAGGGGCTTCTACCAGCAGTATTATAGATAAGATCGTGAGTCGTACTTACGAGTAA
- a CDS encoding prepilin-type N-terminal cleavage/methylation domain-containing protein, whose amino-acid sequence MLSVRKKELGFTLIEIMIALAIAGILLVSIYNLYISQSTTYTVQEQVSDMQQNARVAMDIVSRHIRMAGLGQPSWTTINGTSGITYKGISVTDGGTGNPDTLTVVGCIDPPPGKLGSAAAASSTTITLQSSAEASKFNTTTKSDIFIGELENAKVTGISGAVLTIDTNPIQTGNQGTTNAFSAGANVYLVKRVTYTIDSTSVTIERDENTGSGNEEIAVNVEDLQVTFTTPTVNLSITARTRSKDPNYTGDGYHRMTLTSNIIARNLE is encoded by the coding sequence ATGTTGTCTGTACGCAAGAAAGAGCTGGGCTTTACTTTGATAGAAATTATGATTGCCCTTGCAATAGCAGGCATTCTTCTGGTCTCAATATACAATCTGTATATTTCTCAAAGCACGACGTACACGGTGCAGGAACAGGTTTCGGATATGCAGCAGAATGCCAGGGTAGCTATGGATATTGTATCAAGGCACATCCGTATGGCAGGGCTTGGTCAGCCGAGCTGGACAACGATCAACGGTACTTCGGGCATCACTTACAAAGGCATAAGTGTTACAGACGGGGGCACAGGAAACCCGGATACCCTTACTGTCGTCGGATGCATTGATCCCCCGCCTGGCAAACTGGGATCTGCTGCTGCTGCAAGCAGTACCACCATTACCCTCCAGTCATCTGCTGAAGCAAGTAAATTTAATACCACAACCAAGAGCGACATCTTCATAGGAGAGCTTGAAAATGCCAAGGTGACCGGTATTTCAGGAGCCGTTTTAACCATTGATACAAACCCGATTCAGACTGGAAATCAGGGAACTACAAATGCATTTTCAGCTGGCGCCAATGTCTACCTGGTTAAGAGGGTGACATATACCATTGATAGTACAAGTGTAACCATAGAAAGGGACGAAAATACAGGAAGCGGCAATGAAGAGATTGCGGTAAATGTTGAGGATTTACAGGTGACTTTTACAACACCCACAGTAAATCTTTCCATAACCGCCAGGACAAGAAGTAAAGACCCTAATTACACCGGTGATGGCTACCACCGAATGACACTAACCTCGAATATAATAGCAAGAAACCTGGAGTAA
- a CDS encoding KH domain-containing protein gives MKGLIEYIAKSLVDNPDEVVVSEVQGERTSVIELRVAKEDLGKVIGKQGRTARAMRTILSAASTKIRKRSVLEIIE, from the coding sequence ATGAAAGGTTTGATTGAGTACATTGCTAAATCGTTGGTGGACAACCCTGATGAAGTAGTGGTTTCAGAGGTCCAGGGAGAAAGAACCTCGGTTATAGAGCTGAGGGTGGCAAAAGAGGATCTGGGGAAAGTTATTGGAAAACAGGGAAGAACTGCCAGGGCAATGAGGACCATCTTATCTGCTGCTTCAACAAAGATCAGGAAGAGGTCTGTGCTGGAGATCATTGAGTGA
- a CDS encoding RNA methyltransferase: MTKRANLYLALLHYPVYDKNKRVVSTALTNLDIHDIARAAITFGIVKYYLVTPFRKQQILARRILSHWLTGPGADYNPKRKEALELVAIANSLEDVCEDIYSHRGFKPKTIITDAKHLERSIDYLNLKKLIEEDSQPYLLLLGTGWGITEEVIRNSDYVLAPIRGDTNYYHLSVRSAAAIILDRLLGMR; this comes from the coding sequence ATAACAAAAAGGGCAAATCTCTATTTAGCCTTGCTGCACTATCCTGTTTATGACAAAAACAAAAGGGTTGTTTCTACGGCATTGACCAATCTGGATATTCATGATATTGCAAGAGCAGCTATTACTTTTGGAATAGTCAAATACTATTTGGTAACCCCGTTCAGAAAACAACAGATACTGGCAAGAAGAATTCTTTCTCACTGGCTGACAGGTCCTGGTGCTGACTATAATCCAAAAAGAAAAGAAGCCCTGGAATTGGTTGCAATAGCCAATTCCCTGGAGGATGTCTGTGAAGATATCTATAGTCATCGAGGGTTTAAGCCAAAAACGATAATTACCGATGCCAAGCATTTAGAAAGGAGTATCGATTATCTAAATCTAAAGAAACTGATTGAGGAAGATTCTCAGCCGTATCTTTTATTATTGGGAACCGGGTGGGGGATAACTGAGGAGGTTATTAGGAATTCAGACTATGTCCTGGCACCTATTCGAGGCGATACTAACTACTATCATTTATCGGTCAGGTCAGCAGCAGCTATAATCCTGGATAGACTTTTAGGAATGAGATAG
- a CDS encoding type II secretion system protein — protein sequence MRSQKPEARSQKGFTLLEILIAITILSIGLLALAEMTVYVIKSNTFGNKVTDATVLAQDKLEELRNLSYTDAQLDDTDSNTADISTDIHSDTTLFTSPDHSDGYPNDATGQTVTISLSPQRVWNVASDTPASGTKTVTVIVGWNDSINHFVALSTIIRQ from the coding sequence ATGAGAAGCCAGAAGCCAGAAGCCAGAAGCCAGAAGGGCTTTACCCTGCTTGAGATATTGATAGCGATAACAATCCTATCTATAGGACTGCTCGCCCTGGCAGAGATGACGGTATATGTGATAAAGAGCAATACCTTTGGGAATAAAGTTACTGACGCAACGGTCCTGGCTCAGGACAAGCTGGAAGAGTTGAGAAACCTCTCGTATACTGATGCTCAACTCGATGATACTGACAGCAATACCGCTGACATCAGCACGGATATTCATTCAGATACCACCTTATTCACCAGTCCGGACCATAGCGATGGTTATCCCAATGATGCGACTGGTCAAACTGTAACCATAAGTCTATCCCCACAAAGGGTCTGGAATGTTGCATCAGATACCCCTGCTTCCGGGACGAAGACTGTGACGGTCATTGTTGGCTGGAATGATTCCATAAACCATTTTGTTGCTCTGTCCACCATAATAAGGCAGTAA
- the rpsP gene encoding 30S ribosomal protein S16 gives MPVKIRLARMGAKKWPFYRIVIAESTSPRDSNYIEVVGTYNPHPNPAEVKLEEEKIKGWIRRGAQPTQTVKSILKKKGILTD, from the coding sequence ATGCCTGTGAAGATAAGACTGGCAAGGATGGGTGCTAAAAAATGGCCTTTTTATCGGATAGTAATTGCTGAATCCACTTCGCCAAGAGACAGCAATTATATTGAGGTTGTTGGTACTTACAACCCTCATCCGAATCCTGCCGAAGTTAAACTTGAGGAAGAAAAGATAAAGGGATGGATTCGAAGAGGTGCTCAGCCGACACAGACGGTCAAAAGTATTTTAAAGAAAAAGGGTATACTTACTGATTGA
- a CDS encoding ribonuclease HII, which produces MISISHVEPEREIYAMGYQFVAGVDEAGRGPLAGPVVAAAVILPENHTIQGIADSKKLSANRREILFSEIYKHAEAVSVGIVGQREIERINILQASLKAMQSAVAALNYQVDYILVDGIHFIPTQIPQSVIKKGDTISPSIAAASIIAKVTRDRIMVEYHSIYPQYNFARNKGYGTEEHRQAIKRSGCCEIHRRTFKGVKEYLTRESEVVNREWVDND; this is translated from the coding sequence ATGATATCCATCTCTCATGTTGAACCGGAGAGAGAAATCTATGCAATGGGATATCAATTCGTAGCCGGAGTCGATGAGGCAGGTAGGGGGCCCCTGGCAGGGCCTGTAGTTGCTGCTGCTGTTATCCTTCCTGAGAACCATACTATACAAGGTATTGCAGATTCTAAGAAGCTATCCGCCAATAGAAGAGAAATATTGTTTAGTGAAATCTATAAACATGCTGAAGCAGTAAGCGTTGGTATTGTAGGTCAAAGAGAGATTGAAAGAATCAATATCCTTCAAGCTAGCCTAAAGGCAATGCAATCAGCCGTAGCTGCCTTAAATTATCAAGTCGACTATATCCTGGTCGATGGTATTCATTTTATTCCCACCCAGATTCCCCAATCAGTCATAAAAAAAGGTGATACAATTAGTCCTTCCATTGCTGCCGCATCCATAATTGCCAAGGTTACCAGAGACAGAATAATGGTTGAATACCACAGCATATATCCTCAGTACAATTTTGCCAGGAACAAAGGTTACGGGACAGAAGAACATAGGCAGGCAATTAAAAGATCCGGGTGCTGTGAAATCCACAGAAGAACATTTAAAGGTGTAAAAGAGTATTTAACTCGTGAATCGGAAGTCGTAAATCGTGAATGGGTAGACAATGACTGA
- the rplS gene encoding 50S ribosomal protein L19: MNGTIDLIEKEHINIDIPDFQPGDTVKVHSKIIEGDKQRIQVFEGVVIGRKGGGSRASFTVRKVSYGVGVERIFPLHSPRIAKIEVVRKGRVRRAKLYYLRKLRGKAARIKERRIS, encoded by the coding sequence ATGAATGGTACTATAGACCTTATTGAGAAAGAACACATAAACATTGATATACCAGACTTTCAACCTGGAGACACCGTTAAAGTCCATTCTAAGATTATAGAAGGAGACAAGCAAAGGATACAGGTCTTTGAAGGGGTCGTGATAGGTAGAAAGGGAGGAGGAAGCAGGGCAAGTTTTACTGTGAGAAAGGTCTCTTACGGTGTTGGGGTAGAAAGAATTTTTCCCCTCCATTCGCCTAGAATTGCCAAGATAGAGGTTGTTCGCAAAGGACGTGTCAGAAGGGCTAAGCTCTACTATCTTAGAAAACTGAGGGGCAAGGCTGCCCGTATCAAAGAACGGAGAATTTCATAA
- the trmD gene encoding tRNA (guanosine(37)-N1)-methyltransferase TrmD yields the protein MVRFDILTLFPNMFSSPLNESLLKRAQEEKLIKIKVHDIRDFTSDKHHTADDYPYGGGRGMVIKPEPIIMAVEKVRPRIGESKVILLTPQGKRFDQRYAVRLSKLSCLIIICGKYEGIDERVREYVDEEISIGDYILSGGELAAMVLLDAVARLIPGVLGNPKSAEDESFFNWLLEYPQYTRPRKYKGLNVPEVLLSGNHQEINKWRHAQSLKRTLERRPDLLEEADLSDEDLRILSEIKEELDSGKRW from the coding sequence ATGGTGAGATTTGATATCCTTACCTTATTTCCAAATATGTTCTCTTCACCGCTAAATGAAAGCTTATTAAAACGGGCACAAGAAGAAAAATTAATTAAGATAAAGGTTCATGATATCCGTGATTTTACATCAGACAAACACCATACTGCTGATGACTATCCTTATGGTGGTGGGCGGGGAATGGTGATAAAACCAGAGCCCATCATTATGGCTGTTGAAAAGGTGAGACCTCGCATTGGAGAATCAAAGGTTATCCTGTTAACCCCTCAGGGAAAGAGGTTTGACCAAAGATACGCTGTAAGGTTGTCAAAGCTCTCTTGCCTGATCATTATTTGTGGTAAATATGAGGGGATAGACGAGAGGGTAAGAGAGTATGTTGATGAGGAGATCTCAATTGGTGACTATATCCTTTCTGGTGGAGAGCTTGCAGCCATGGTATTGCTAGATGCCGTTGCAAGATTAATCCCTGGAGTTCTGGGAAATCCAAAGTCAGCAGAGGATGAGTCCTTTTTCAACTGGTTATTGGAATATCCACAATATACTCGCCCAAGGAAATACAAGGGGTTGAATGTCCCGGAGGTACTCCTTTCTGGCAACCATCAGGAAATCAACAAATGGCGGCACGCTCAGTCCCTTAAAAGGACACTTGAAAGGAGGCCGGATCTATTAGAAGAGGCAGACCTGTCTGATGAAGATTTAAGGATACTATCAGAGATAAAAGAAGAATTGGATTCAGGTAAGAGGTGGTAA
- the rimM gene encoding ribosome maturation factor RimM (Essential for efficient processing of 16S rRNA): protein MSDFFFAMENGLLVIGKIVNTHGIQGKLRVNSYAESPEIFTSQKFFYIKDEKEGFKKYEITNVEFHKKIILLKFDGISSINEAEKLVGTSIFIEKSKLNPLSEDEYYWFEIIGLNVFTDEGTFLGKIERILQTGSNDVYVIRNKKKEYLIPAIAEVVTNIDVIKKIMIIHPLEGLFEDGEI, encoded by the coding sequence TTGAGTGACTTTTTCTTTGCAATGGAAAATGGGCTGTTAGTTATAGGAAAGATCGTCAATACTCATGGAATTCAGGGCAAGTTACGGGTAAATTCATATGCCGAATCCCCGGAGATCTTCACCTCGCAAAAGTTTTTTTATATAAAAGATGAAAAAGAGGGCTTTAAAAAATACGAAATTACTAATGTTGAATTCCACAAAAAAATTATCCTTCTGAAATTTGATGGTATATCCTCCATTAATGAAGCTGAAAAACTGGTAGGAACCTCTATCTTTATTGAGAAAAGCAAGCTAAATCCCCTTTCTGAAGATGAGTATTATTGGTTTGAAATAATTGGGTTAAATGTATTTACTGACGAAGGTACCTTTCTGGGAAAGATAGAAAGGATCCTTCAGACGGGAAGCAATGACGTCTATGTTATTCGCAATAAGAAAAAAGAATACTTGATTCCGGCAATTGCTGAGGTGGTTACCAATATAGATGTTATAAAAAAGATAATGATTATCCATCCGTTAGAGGGGCTCTTTGAAGATGGTGAGATTTGA
- a CDS encoding YraN family protein codes for MTEERVSLGKRGEEIAVSHLKGLKYKIIEQNYTCKFGEVDIIAKDKKTLAFIEVKTRSSLEYGHPGQVVNKRKQHQISKVALNYINKNDLQNMDARFDVVAVQISEEGEKVELIKNAFELSSRYS; via the coding sequence ATGACTGAAGAAAGGGTCTCCTTAGGTAAAAGGGGAGAAGAAATCGCCGTTTCACACTTGAAGGGGTTGAAATATAAGATTATTGAGCAAAACTATACGTGTAAGTTTGGAGAGGTGGATATTATAGCAAAAGACAAAAAGACTCTTGCTTTTATCGAGGTGAAGACCAGATCATCACTGGAGTATGGTCATCCCGGCCAGGTAGTAAATAAAAGAAAACAACACCAAATTTCCAAGGTGGCTTTGAACTATATAAACAAAAATGACCTGCAGAATATGGATGCCCGGTTTGATGTGGTGGCAGTTCAGATTTCTGAAGAGGGAGAGAAGGTAGAGTTGATAAAGAACGCCTTTGAGCTTAGCTCCCGTTACTCGTAA
- a CDS encoding HD domain-containing phosphohydrolase, which translates to MEKLKRYILNNFERVLILIILVAVLFVHYLVFQKMAFLNFYYLPVLLAGFFLGRRTAVLFALFCILLMGIFYIAVPQFFSHAREDFDIIINLTVWGSFLMLTSYIVGTLFEDKEQRIKDLKNAYIGVLEILSKYLESTDRYTKGHSIRVSNIVTEIAIVMELSMAEVENIKAAALLHDIGKVDISMDLIRKAASLDREEKQEVETHSEKGAKILNSVGNVLKEAVPIVLIHHRWYKDIYSDGERSLTGEAKLGACIVAVADAYDAITSDRSYRAGKTPGQALEEIENGSGKQFHPEVVKAFRRVLAVKVDDFEDNIISMK; encoded by the coding sequence ATGGAAAAACTAAAAAGGTACATTTTAAATAACTTTGAACGGGTATTAATCCTTATTATACTGGTTGCCGTTTTATTCGTACACTACCTTGTCTTTCAGAAAATGGCTTTCCTGAACTTCTATTACCTCCCGGTTTTGCTCGCTGGTTTTTTCCTTGGCCGCAGAACTGCCGTCCTGTTCGCTTTATTTTGCATACTTTTAATGGGCATCTTTTACATAGCTGTTCCTCAGTTTTTCTCTCATGCCAGGGAGGATTTTGATATAATAATAAACCTCACAGTATGGGGTTCATTTCTCATGTTAACCAGCTACATTGTTGGCACCCTGTTCGAGGACAAGGAGCAAAGGATTAAGGATCTTAAAAATGCCTATATAGGTGTTTTGGAAATTCTCTCTAAATATCTGGAATCTACCGACCGTTACACTAAAGGACATTCTATAAGGGTTTCTAATATTGTTACAGAGATAGCTATTGTTATGGAGCTTTCCATGGCTGAGGTTGAAAATATCAAGGCTGCTGCCCTTCTGCATGATATCGGAAAGGTTGACATCAGTATGGACCTGATTCGAAAGGCTGCCTCTCTGGATAGAGAGGAGAAACAGGAGGTTGAAACCCATTCAGAAAAAGGGGCAAAGATTTTGAACAGCGTGGGGAATGTTCTCAAGGAAGCCGTTCCTATAGTACTAATCCATCACAGATGGTATAAAGATATTTACAGTGATGGTGAGCGTTCGCTGACGGGTGAAGCTAAATTAGGGGCGTGCATTGTAGCTGTAGCTGATGCATATGATGCTATTACTTCTGACAGGTCTTACCGTGCAGGAAAGACTCCTGGACAGGCACTTGAGGAGATTGAAAACGGATCAGGAAAACAATTTCACCCTGAGGTAGTAAAGGCTTTTAGAAGGGTTCTTGCTGTTAAAGTTGATGATTTCGAAGATAACATCATTTCAATGAAATAA
- a CDS encoding prepilin peptidase translates to MSFIIGYLIPFIFGTVIGSFLNVCIFRLPKKQSIISPFSYCPNCHNPIKFYHNIPILSFIFLRGKCSNCGEPISFRYLVVELLAGLLSLALFLKFGLSLSYFVYLTFSASLLVITFIDLDHQIIPDVITLPGIIVGFTASLFLPGITFTDSIIGITAGGGGLFLVAMGYKLVAKREGMGIGDIKLISMIGAFLGIKGVLLTIFLGSLFGSSVGLAVMLKEKRDRRYAVPFGPFLAIGAIIYIFWGDIILGHYLYL, encoded by the coding sequence ATGTCTTTTATCATCGGATACCTTATCCCCTTTATCTTTGGAACTGTCATTGGTAGTTTCCTGAATGTATGTATATTCCGTCTCCCTAAAAAACAATCAATAATATCTCCTTTCTCCTATTGTCCAAACTGCCATAACCCCATAAAATTCTATCATAATATCCCAATTCTGAGTTTCATTTTTCTAAGGGGGAAATGTAGTAACTGCGGGGAACCTATATCTTTCAGGTACCTTGTCGTTGAACTGCTTGCCGGTTTACTTTCTCTGGCACTATTTCTAAAGTTTGGGCTTTCTCTTAGCTACTTTGTATATCTGACTTTCAGCGCCTCATTGCTCGTCATAACCTTTATAGACCTGGATCACCAAATCATACCCGATGTTATTACTCTTCCAGGTATAATTGTGGGTTTTACAGCTTCTCTTTTTTTGCCGGGGATAACCTTCACGGATTCCATAATAGGTATTACTGCCGGGGGGGGAGGACTCTTCCTGGTAGCGATGGGTTATAAGCTTGTGGCTAAAAGAGAAGGCATGGGTATTGGCGATATAAAACTCATCTCCATGATTGGGGCATTTCTGGGTATAAAAGGGGTATTATTGACTATTTTTTTAGGCTCACTGTTTGGCTCATCGGTGGGTTTGGCGGTAATGCTTAAAGAGAAGAGAGACCGTAGATACGCTGTACCTTTCGGCCCATTCTTAGCCATTGGTGCTATAATCTATATTTTTTGGGGAGATATTATACTAGGACATTATCTGTATTTGTAA